The Pseudofrankia inefficax genome window below encodes:
- a CDS encoding TetR/AcrR family transcriptional regulator translates to MASEPVNERGTGEQVGADETAGRRRYDSPLRRQQAAQTRERILNAGSELVHEFTTWDWRGLTFRAVAERAGVGERTVYRYFATERELHDAIMRRLGEESGISYDDLSLDRIGDVTERLFATLPSYAIMRWDVAEPIGPTLLAEELRRREAMVDAVAAPTADWSDEEGRMAAAMLDLLWSVPSYQRLLSAWSLDGQQATRAITWAIGVLADAIRAGRRPPPAATETPAATETPGDNDGSPS, encoded by the coding sequence ATGGCGAGCGAGCCAGTGAACGAGCGTGGCACCGGCGAACAGGTTGGCGCTGACGAGACCGCCGGACGGCGTCGCTACGACAGCCCGCTGCGGCGCCAGCAGGCCGCCCAGACGCGCGAACGCATCCTCAACGCCGGCTCCGAACTGGTGCACGAGTTCACCACCTGGGACTGGCGCGGACTGACGTTCCGGGCGGTCGCCGAGCGGGCCGGAGTGGGGGAGCGCACCGTCTACCGGTACTTCGCCACCGAGCGGGAGCTCCACGACGCGATCATGCGTCGGCTGGGCGAGGAGTCCGGGATCAGCTACGACGACCTGAGTCTCGACCGGATCGGCGATGTCACCGAGCGTCTCTTCGCGACGCTGCCGTCGTACGCGATCATGCGCTGGGACGTGGCGGAGCCGATCGGGCCGACGCTGCTGGCCGAGGAACTGCGCCGGCGGGAGGCGATGGTCGACGCGGTCGCCGCGCCGACGGCGGACTGGAGCGACGAGGAGGGCCGGATGGCCGCCGCGATGCTCGACCTGCTGTGGAGCGTGCCCTCCTACCAGCGGCTGCTCAGTGCCTGGTCCCTCGACGGCCAGCAGGCGACGAGGGCGATCACCTGGGCCATCGGCGTGCTGGCCGACGCCATCCGCGCCGGCCGCCGCCCACCCCCCGCAGCCACCGAAACCCCCGCAGCCACCGAAACCCCCGGGGACAACGACGGGTCACCCAGTTAA
- a CDS encoding SDR family NAD(P)-dependent oxidoreductase, which translates to MKTPSELFDLTGRVVLITGGSRGIGRAVAEGVAAAGADVVIASRKYEACVEAAKEVEAATGRRALPVACHVGSWDDCDRLVETAYGEFGKVDTLINNAGMSPVYDGLSTVSRELYDKVHAVNASGPFRLSALVGERMAAGDGGSIINVTTAGSLRPGGFDLPYAMAKAGLNALTLGLAGQWAPKVRANLVLPGAFDTDISKAWGPDAQRNAAEMNPMKRIGVPEDLVGVCVFLASDASAYVNGAQILADGGLFRTL; encoded by the coding sequence ATGAAGACACCTTCCGAGCTCTTCGACCTGACCGGCCGCGTCGTCCTCATCACCGGTGGCAGCCGGGGCATCGGCCGGGCCGTCGCCGAAGGCGTGGCGGCCGCCGGTGCCGACGTCGTGATCGCCAGCCGCAAGTACGAGGCGTGCGTCGAGGCGGCCAAGGAGGTCGAGGCGGCCACCGGCCGCAGGGCGCTGCCGGTCGCCTGCCACGTCGGGAGCTGGGACGACTGCGACCGGCTCGTCGAGACCGCCTACGGCGAGTTCGGCAAGGTCGACACGCTGATCAACAACGCGGGCATGTCGCCGGTGTACGACGGCCTTTCCACGGTCTCCCGGGAGCTCTACGACAAGGTGCACGCCGTCAACGCCTCCGGGCCGTTCCGGCTCTCGGCGCTCGTCGGGGAACGGATGGCGGCGGGCGACGGTGGCTCGATCATCAACGTGACCACCGCCGGCTCACTGCGGCCCGGCGGGTTCGACCTGCCCTATGCGATGGCCAAGGCCGGTCTGAACGCGCTCACGCTCGGCCTCGCCGGGCAGTGGGCCCCGAAGGTACGGGCCAACCTGGTGCTGCCGGGCGCGTTCGACACCGACATCTCCAAGGCCTGGGGCCCGGACGCGCAGCGCAACGCCGCCGAGATGAACCCGATGAAGCGGATCGGCGTGCCCGAGGACCTGGTCGGCGTCTGCGTCTTCCTGGCCAGCGACGCCTCCGCCTACGTCAACGGCGCCCAGATCCTCGCCGACGGCGGCCTCTTTCGCACCCTTTAA
- a CDS encoding sulfotransferase family protein: MRLPQDLIDEARAATGLDDFGGDSFREGLERATRALETEAHLNAAGQAALRHLMVGALKTRLHIEQWYSDHPETDDAPVLGPLIALGLPRTGSTALAGLLAEDPAIRYLRRWEAAEPVPPPAAVTESPDPRLLRQIEIQGRRTELDKALVPSFPDGPQECHELMMLDFKVHYFECFAHVPSYAQWLLDADLTETFQYMRRALKYLQWGQPAKPWRLKNPNHLAHLVDIDKAFPDARFVMTHRDPTQVLVSVCDVYANVASRFNDTVDKQYIGAVNTEVLTTGMDRTLAFRASGNDHRFYDIDFRAMQSDPIGEIRGLYDWLGEPVTPTFEDNMRGWWKQNSEERVRVKHSDPADYGLDLDAIRPRFAEYIARSARWTTRAAAPNHPTAAPAGDR, from the coding sequence ATGCGATTACCGCAAGACCTGATCGACGAGGCCCGAGCCGCCACCGGCCTCGACGACTTCGGCGGCGACAGCTTCCGGGAGGGCCTGGAGCGTGCCACCCGCGCGCTGGAGACCGAGGCCCACCTCAACGCGGCCGGCCAGGCCGCGCTGCGTCACCTGATGGTCGGCGCGCTCAAGACCCGCCTGCACATCGAACAGTGGTACTCCGACCATCCGGAGACCGACGACGCGCCGGTTCTCGGTCCGCTCATCGCGCTCGGCCTCCCCCGGACGGGGTCGACCGCGCTGGCCGGGCTGCTCGCCGAGGACCCCGCCATCCGCTACCTGCGCCGCTGGGAGGCCGCCGAGCCCGTGCCTCCGCCGGCCGCCGTGACGGAGTCCCCGGACCCGCGGCTGCTGCGCCAGATCGAGATCCAGGGCCGGCGCACGGAGCTCGACAAGGCCCTCGTCCCGTCGTTCCCCGACGGCCCGCAGGAATGCCACGAGCTGATGATGCTCGACTTCAAGGTCCACTACTTCGAGTGCTTCGCCCACGTCCCCTCCTACGCCCAGTGGCTGCTCGACGCCGACCTCACCGAAACGTTCCAGTACATGCGCCGGGCACTGAAGTACCTGCAGTGGGGCCAGCCGGCGAAGCCCTGGCGGCTGAAGAACCCCAACCACCTCGCGCACCTGGTCGACATCGACAAGGCGTTCCCCGACGCCAGGTTCGTGATGACCCACCGCGACCCGACCCAGGTCCTGGTCTCGGTGTGCGACGTCTACGCCAACGTGGCGTCGCGGTTCAACGACACCGTCGACAAGCAGTACATCGGCGCGGTCAACACCGAGGTGCTCACGACCGGGATGGACCGGACGCTGGCGTTCCGCGCCAGCGGCAACGACCACCGGTTCTACGACATCGACTTCCGCGCCATGCAGAGCGACCCGATCGGCGAGATCCGCGGCCTCTACGACTGGCTCGGCGAACCGGTCACGCCGACGTTCGAGGACAACATGCGCGGCTGGTGGAAGCAGAACTCCGAGGAGCGGGTGCGCGTCAAGCACTCCGATCCGGCCGACTACGGCCTGGACCTCGACGCCATCCGTCCGCGCTTCGCGGAGTACATCGCCCGGTCGGCGCGTTGGACCACCCGCGCGGCCGCCCCCAACCACCCGACCGCCGCGCCAGCCGGCGACAGGTAG